In Flavobacterium sp. N3904, one DNA window encodes the following:
- a CDS encoding START-like domain-containing protein, which yields MDLKVRYEIEFPINSSPQLLYQYISTPSGLSEWFADNVNSRGEFFTFIWNDSEEKARLASKKSGEKVKFKWVDDSNKDTEYFFELNILVDELTKDVSLMVVDFAQKDEIEEATQLWENQISDLKHVIGSV from the coding sequence ATGGATCTAAAAGTGCGTTACGAAATCGAATTCCCCATAAATTCCTCCCCTCAATTATTGTATCAATATATTTCAACTCCATCTGGCCTGTCAGAATGGTTTGCAGATAATGTAAATTCACGGGGTGAGTTTTTTACATTTATTTGGAACGACTCCGAAGAAAAAGCGAGGCTTGCTTCCAAAAAATCTGGTGAGAAAGTCAAATTTAAATGGGTTGATGACAGCAATAAGGATACGGAGTATTTTTTTGAATTGAATATTTTAGTGGATGAACTAACAAAGGATGTTTCTCTAATGGTGGTTGATTTTGCTCAAAAAGACGAAATTGAAGAAGCTACGCAACTATGGGAAAACCAGATTTCAGATTTGAAGCATGTGATTGGTTCAGTCTAG
- a CDS encoding aminotransferase class IV encodes MINFNGTIVSEDTNIVVQNRGFLYGDAVFETVKILNSKILFLEDHYFRLMSSMRVVRMEIPMNFTMEYLEEQILTLVKESGLESSSRARITVYRNDGGYYMPKNNTVSFVIHADSLENTVYSFDSKEYEVDLYKDFYVTKHLLSSIKTTNRLINVTASIYASENGLDNCILLNDSKNVVEALQGNIFMLAGNKLITPPISEGCLNGVMRKQILGLAKKIENIEVVEEIISPFDLQKADELFITNVIKGIQPITRYRKKEFSTELSRSLVLKLND; translated from the coding sequence ATGATAAATTTTAATGGAACAATAGTATCTGAGGATACAAATATAGTAGTGCAAAACCGTGGATTTTTATATGGGGATGCCGTTTTTGAAACAGTTAAAATATTGAATTCTAAAATCTTATTCTTAGAAGATCATTATTTCAGGTTGATGTCTTCAATGCGGGTTGTCAGGATGGAAATTCCGATGAATTTTACAATGGAATACCTAGAAGAACAAATTCTGACTTTAGTGAAAGAGAGCGGTCTGGAATCGTCTTCTCGGGCAAGAATCACGGTTTATAGAAACGATGGAGGATATTATATGCCAAAAAACAATACAGTTTCGTTTGTAATTCATGCCGACTCGCTTGAAAACACTGTATATTCATTTGACAGTAAAGAATATGAAGTTGACTTATACAAGGATTTTTACGTTACAAAACATTTATTGTCATCAATAAAAACCACAAACCGATTGATCAATGTCACTGCCAGCATTTATGCAAGTGAAAACGGATTGGATAATTGTATTTTATTAAACGACAGCAAAAATGTAGTAGAGGCCTTACAGGGAAATATCTTCATGCTGGCGGGCAACAAACTTATTACACCTCCTATTTCTGAAGGATGTTTGAACGGAGTGATGAGAAAACAGATTTTGGGATTGGCCAAAAAAATAGAAAACATAGAAGTGGTTGAAGAAATAATTTCTCCATTTGATCTTCAAAAAGCAGATGAATTGTTTATAACAAATGTAATCAAA